DNA from Hippoglossus hippoglossus isolate fHipHip1 chromosome 13, fHipHip1.pri, whole genome shotgun sequence:
GACTTTTCCTGCATGTGCTATAAGCCTATATAATACTGTGCCTTGTGAATAATCATGAAAGAACATTCTGCTCTGTTCTGTGAAACATTAGGACAGCATTCAGCTAATTAACTTTTTACAGTCGCTGACAGGATCAATCCCTCGCTATCTGGGATTAGTACGTCAGTCAAGGAGGAAGACTGAGTCATTTCCTGTATACGAAAATCACATCCTTGTTTAAATGAACAGCCTTAATTTCAATTAACTTAACTGACGAGCATTAGTCACAATAAATCAGGACTAATGCAGAGAGGCAttcaaaaacagaaatgcaaacaagCGAGGCTTTAGTTCATCAGCATCAGTCCTGAGGCACTTCCCCTGATGAGGCCTTCGTTCATTTTGGACGTTTAAGTCTTTTGGCTAATGAGacggaaaataaatgaataaatatcatTGGGGACTAAATGCTCTGGCTATTTTGTGCTGCGTTATCTTCAGCCCACAGGGATAAAGACCCTCTAGAGGAAAGTGGCAGCAGTGCTTTACGATTCAGTTGAGATACatagaagaaagagagaggaaataaatacataagTAATGTGGATAGAAAAATCTGATGGAGAATGATGTTATAATAAAGAGCAACAAAAGACAGAAGACAAAGAATGCCTCCAAGAAGAGAGTGATGGATAAAGAAAtcagaagacagacagaggatgaaaagGTAGAAGACTTTGGGTCAGAAAGACGTGACCCAGTTACCTGATCATGTGATAGCTGAGAGAAGATGCCAGaatgcagcagaggaggagaagagcatgCACatcaggcagaggaagaggaaggagaggcgGAAGGACAAAAAAAGGACGGGAGACAAGAGAGGTCAGTTTAGAAGCCAGCAGAAGCTACTGTTGAACTGGACTGAGCCGAGCAAACCTGCAACGcatcatgaaaacaaacaaacaaaatcacgGCCCCTGAAGGACAGACCATCACACTCTCCTGCTCTCcaacagaggaaaataaatgtttatttcctttcttcaatcaagagtgtggtctttcagtttgcgAGCAGGAGTAATATcttgttcagattttgtaacgCTCTCACTTAAAACCCtgcacttgcactcaaatataccctgcttgtgctcagatctcctgcgctccagcttcagcgcCTCTCGTGCTCAAGCAGCTTCTGTGCGCACgtgaaacatctgctctcggatttctcctctgctcttggattttgtTTACGTttgtcaaaattccccaaccaatagaatgccaggtgtagcGATGGCGAATGAAAATGTCCTGCCCCCGTTGTGGACGACACCTTCATGGAGCAGGAGTCTAGAAGATTGCTGGTCACGATGGAGCAGCAACACCAAGGATTTCAATCCAGTTTTTATATTATGGGAGAACTGTTGCAAGCATCTATAAAaccaaatagttttttttcttttcccgcTGTATTTTCTGGTAACAGTACCGACAGCAAAGTAACCACAATGAGGGTGAGGttatttcatttgtcaacactacacctggcattctacTGGTTCGGACATTTAGACAGacatctgaacatgaaatccaTAAATCCTGCTCTCAAACAGAAAGACTTATCTTTAAGTAActcttaaataaagaaatgctGGAAGGGTGTATACACTTTAACCAGGAGGACACATGCTCATAGAAAGTACATCTTCTCTGTCACACCACAGGAGAGGACAGCTGAGATGCATCTTATAAAACCACATAACAAGTATGTGTTATagcaaatcatttttaaatactgaaaacacaggagaagagAATTGTTAGGTATAAGCTGCAGTTTTCATGATGTGTTCCAGACACAGTGGTTCTTGTTAATTGGCAGCAataagtgacacacacacgcaatttTCTTTCCACTTCTTTCATCAGCATAGAATTTGAGAAACATTAACTTGTGCGTTAGAACTCACTTCAGTGATTTTACTACAGCTACTTCACCCAGTGTCCGTACTTACTTCTGGAAAATGAATATTCCTACAACTACAGCAAAGGAGATGAGGTCTGCAGTCACCCACATCAGGCAGTAATCCTGTGGtctctggaaacacacaaacacacacaaacagccacacGCACATTACATGAACATACTTAGTAAAAATGAATCTCTGAGTTATGTTTTGTGTGAACTTTGCAAAAGTATGTTATAGCAAGACCCACCACTGGATGGCAGTATATATCAACATACAGTCTCTtatgttagaagcatcatctTAACCGTCTTACATGATATGTACATTAGTCCTACAATATATGATCTTAATGGCTGAATCCTCTATAATTACATTGGGACAAGTTATTAGGTCTTGAAATGTGCATTCTTGTCAACATCCACAGAAAGATGTACATTACCTTTgacaaagaggttatgttttcacccctatcCATTAGTTTGACAGATGGATTGTTTTTTAAGCAAAATTACACAGGAACAGCATAACAGATTTCCATCAAACTAGgttgaaggatgtggtatgagccagggaagaacccatcaaatctggtgcggatccaggaattaatattttcatctattttccagggaataatccatgaatattgattaaaaatatCATGCACATTAAGGGGAAAGATACCTGCGAGTGTTAgatatttggtgcagcttgaatgaatttaaggggactattgggccttggcggagctGTGCGCTCTAccaagtgccattctagtttcacCTAAATTCACCGTGCAAACTCTCCCTGAACCACAGCAGGGGGGCCAGGGTCACATTaacatgttgtcatgttgagTTCCCATATGGcgacacagacaggaagaccAGGCTGGCACGCTGAACAGACGAGGCAGGTGAAACAATACCACAGAGACGCAGTGTTGAGCTGTTCTCTATAGGATCTGCTACAGTGACTATGCTTATTGATGCTCTTAATAAAAAGGTATTTTCACTGTCCCGGGACTTCAGATGAGTGCTGGAAAATAATAGGACGAGCCTGTTCAGTGCAGGTAATAAACACACTGGAAGAGCTCAGTGGAAAGCAAGGGTCCCAAATTGACATCACCCAGAAAAATCTAATTAAGTCATGTAGAGGAGGTGCAgctgaaggagaggagacaggctGAGGACAAAAGTCAACACCTTGACCATGAGCTTATAGCAAGCGCAAACATGAATGAAGATGAACACATCACAGGAGGAGTCtagcattttaaaatgaaatgtggtccgttacagaaacagagaaacacttgTGTGTTGATTATAATCTAATAGCATCTGTACTCTTtcttacaaacatacaaaccaaccaagaAACAAACggaaaggggtgaaaacacaacctccgtGGCGGAGGTAACAGagaatctaaaaaaaaaatctggattaaTCTAAAATTACTGCCAATCAATCAAGTCgcagtttacatccatgtttaTTCAGAACTATTTTATAGAGTCTACAGTCCAGACTCATATGTAGGGAAGAAGACTTTgaaggattttaaaataaaaggtttcatataaaagtgtattttatcATAATTACCATGCGCCCGATGGGGTAAAGCACCCTTTTGAGGATGTGCGGAGCCTCTGAAGAAACCGATGACACCCCGCTGCACCAGAGCACAGAGAACAGCCAGGGCTCGTTGACAGTGTAGAGGGTGAGGTTGATGTAGCTCTCAGAGAAGTCACTGaaaccaatcacacacacatctaaacACATTGGTTTTAAAACATAATACAAGTGTTAAATTGCCATCACATGTGTGTTCCCCACCTGATTTCCCGTGTGCTGGCCTGGTTGTATCTGAGCAGCAGCCTGCTGATGCCCGACTGATTGAGACTTTGAGGACTCTGTTTCTCCACTGAAGTCTGGATCAGACCAGGAGCCAGCTCTCTCACCTGAGCTCTGTGCTCATCTGGAGTCCACATCACCTGCAGACAGCACAGGACACACAACCCTCTGTTACACCTGTCTCTAACGCCTCAGCCATACTTGTCACATGTGCAGCGAATGAAGCTGCGCTACGGgcgtctgttgttcacacagggagtGTCTGCTGCGGAGGTGCTACATGAGGTTTCTGGCATGACGACTGCATTTCTACTAATAAAAGAAGTCTATGTGCTTAAATAAATGCCAGGCATCTAtggtatgaagctgtgcatccTCCAGTCCttgacaaatgaatggattcagtctcAGAAACATTGAGTGcgtttactttgaaacaggtatAGGTAGTGTTTATAAagatgtttgtgacatattcaacatATACATGCATTAAAACTGTGGTTAAAgataatcaatacatttatagTTTGGAATATTTGACATTTCCAATCATCCTATCACATTAAATATGTTCAGAATGAATAGCCAGACATTCTTCTGTGGGTGCTTGGCCCATGGATTGGGTTCCTCTACACCTACCAGGTTCTGAGGAACCCCAGACTGCTGCACAGCATGCAGTGTGTCGTTGATCCAGCTGTGGTACAAGGGGTGTTCCAGAGGTGGTCTCCTGAGCCTGAAAACCACTGTGCTGTTATGGTAGGAGGACAGCTTTAGAAGCTTCTCCAGGCTGCACACACTCTGGTTGGCAATCAGAGTCTTCTCATGCGGGGACAGCATGTGCACCGTCCAGAAGGGGTCATCCTAAAACACAGGACCTCATATAAGGGAGTTTTACTGTTTAAAATATGAtcaaaacaacataacaacGCTTCAACTGCTAAAAATTCAACTGTGTTTTTGGAAACCTGAAGAGAAATATATATGCATTCATAATCCTAATTGTTCCTttgaataaatgcatttattttaatgtgatgtAGACTGTTTGGACAACGcctacaggaaataaaaaatagaggATTATTTTTCCTTATTTCCTTCACATTCTTTCTCGCTTCAGCGCTCCCTCACTCCTTGTCAAAGCGTACAAGCTTCTTTTTTAGGTCATCCATGATGTGCTTCACCTCATCatgtcattttgatgacactTTTAATAATCAATCAGGACATATTATGTGGCATGTTCTGGCAGATAAATCAGACTGACAATGACAGTGACTGTACAGAAGTAATAATGGTATTTTGTGGAATACATATCCAGCAACAATGTatgcatgtgcagtgtaaataGACTGAAAGGAGAACATAATGTAGATTCAAACGAATACTGAcacagcagaggcagagcagcaaagtgtgtctgtgcagcagtcCGATctcattttcagtttcagaagaaaatatcaaacaaacaacaacagatttTACAGAGATTATTTACCACAGTAGCTTGGAAGCAAGATGACAAGAGGAGTACAAACTCTTGACTAATGAAGGATTACAGAGTCCACAAAGAAGCAGTTAAGTAAGAAGTTAAGGGTGCAGGAGCAGGCAATGGGTAAGTAGGAATAATGGATAATGTCATGTCACCGTTTCATTTCcacatttcatttcctgtaGATGGTAAATCATATGGATGCAGGCTGGTAAGAATAATTGTGGGTAGCAGGTAGAGCGTGGATACTTGACATCGGTTAAGACATTAACTTTTAAATGACTTGCGAGTTCCAGTCTGGTTGGTCAGGTtggttgtgttcattttctacactgcacatgtctgtaatcagGAAAAACAACTAATAACCATGTGAAGGATAAAGTGAAAAATACTCTGAGCAGGTTATATTAACTGTATCGGGATTGAGTTCGgtttggacacaaaaaaaataatgttttggcCCGGGCTCGATTAGTTTCTCTCGGGCTCCGACGGGTTCGGATAGAAAAATGCAGCCTGTAACACACTACAGGACAGGCTGTATGTACACTCGGGTTGCCTTGGTAGTGGTTGTTACCGTTGTTACCGGTGTTACACTTGGTTACATGGTGTTCAGGCACAAACCCATTTCATTACTTGCCCAGCGGCCACAACGTCGTTAAATTTTTTTCATAGACATAAACTTatgtagtttatttttgtgCTTCAGCGCCCACATCACTAGACGGTCTTCTTGTTAAATGTCCAGTGTGACCGATAACACAGCTGTTGTCACAAGTTTATTGCCCCGTGGGAAAATTTCGACACTGTGACATCCCTAATTTATACACACTTTTCAttgcttgtttgtctgtctcaTCCTGTCTGGAGCACTAGTCTGGCACATCAggttaaaacaaataatttttcTGACGCATGCTTTGACCCTGGGAATCTCTGTAACATAAATGGATCTCAGCGTTTAGATGAAACCGTCATGGCAGATCAATTAGACAAACATGATTCAATGGCCTATGACTTATATTGCACGTCACGCTGTGTGAAAAGCTGAAATGGCTTTAAAATAACCCATAAAATAATTCAGTTGACTTTAGCAACCCAGAACTACCTTAAGGAACCACTGTCCGGCATTGAGCTGCTGCAGATCTGTCCAGTTAAAGAGTGCGGCTTCATCCATCTGCCTCTCTGGGAAAACCTTCTCTATGTCTGTGGTCCTCCGCAGCGTGCGGTCGTGCATCAGAAAAGGCACTCCGTCCACACTAGTGATCAGAGACAGGTTGGAGTTGGAAAGGAAGGTAAAAAAAAGGCAAGAAAGAGGAGATTGTATATAGAACTGATGAATAATAGACTTATGTCTGCTATGCGGACGACACCCAGCTCTATCTTTTCACCAAGCCCAACATTGCCCTCCCACCATCTTCCCTCTCTGACTGCCTCATAAAAATCAAATCCTGATTCactcaaaatgtcctcaaactTAACTGCAATAAAACTTCTCCTTGTTGGCACCAAGTCCACTCTGGCCAAATGTAACAGTTCTTCACTTACAGTTGACAACTCCACAGTTTCTCCATCTCCCCAAGTCAAGAGTCTGGGTGTCGTCCTTGACAGCACTCGATCTTTCGAATCTCACATTAATAACATCACTAGGTCTGCATATTTCCACCTACGCAATATCAACCgactctgtccgtctctctcacCTACCAGCACAGCTATACTTGTCAACGCACTTGTCACCTCCCGTATCGATTATTGcaactctctcctctccggTCTCCCACTCAAACTCCTCCGTAAACTCCAACTGGTCCAAAACGCAGCTGCCCGGATCATCACCAGGACCCCATTCAGCGAACACATCACTCCTGTCCTCCAACAGCACTGGCTCCCTATCAAATACTGCATCGACTTCAagattctcctcctcactttcaAGGCTCTCCACAACATGGCACCTCCTtacctctctgacctcctgcaCAACTACACACCCACCCGTactctctgctcttcctcctccatgctccTCAACACACCTCCTGCCCGGCTGTCTTCCATGGGGTCAAGGGCCTTCAGCCTTGCAGCCCCCTgactctggaactctctcccacAAGCCATCAGTGAATCTGACTCTCTCCCCACCTTCAAATCCTGTTTAAAAACTCACCTCTTCTGATTGGCGTACTCAGTTtaatttgttgtatttacttgTTCTTTTATTAGTCTGTTGttcaatattttttgtatttatgtttggtctgtttttatttgtattatttgtacaTGTAAGGTGTCCATGAGTGTCATGAAAGGTGcccataaataaaatgtattattattataattatcatcatTAATGTTCTTATTCATGTGCCTTAATTCTAGGTACATAcatcatttctttgtcacaataaggataataaatgtttatttacaggCAGCAGTGCTTGTCTCCCAATTATTATATATTaccaaaaatatgaaatcatgTCAAACGAGAAAAACTgaaaggagagcagaggagacaaacGTTTTGGGATGAAACTTTTTGGAAAATGAAGCTGCTGGATATTTGAATACCAAATGATCATCAGGATGTTAttctgacaaaaaaaagtgacaaCAATGGCATCTGATTGTTTTAATATCTGACATTATAAACTTagctgaagagaaaaaaaattctctATCAATATGAGTGTGTTAACTGTTAACTCCTGACATAACGGTGCCCAATAAGGATCACAGCGTTTTATGAGAAATACTTTTGCTATATCTCATAATACTCATTGCATAACCTTACAATATGTGTTGCCTCTCAATAGCTTTATATACTGCAAGAAAACGTGATATAgtcatgagaaaaaaacaaaacaatgttttggcatagtttgaatgtgtgtgtgtgtttgtgcgcttTGACTATGTCCCATATAGGGTTGTGTGATTGGTGCAGATTGCTGACAGGTGAGCTTCTGAGTAATTAGACTTGATGACAACCAGAGCGACAGTGaggcgggcgggcgggcgggcgaacacacacacacacacagtctgcagcTGGGTAACATGTAAGAGTGTACTGACATTTACCGGAAACACACTGCAGTGGTAAATACAGGCCAACAAACACTCACCCTAGCTGGGCCAACAAAGCAAACCCCCCCCTACTCCTACACAAcaactcctcctccatcacttcACATGCATGAGATGACAAGTTTAGCCGCTATCCATCATACACCACTATAGTATCCACTCTCcaacctccctctcctcctccaagTGTGCCCCGCTGGGCTTAGCCTGTCACCTCCCATTATGTTGGTGATGTAATGCCTCCATCGACTGACTTCAGCAGTTAATaacctgagtgtgtgtccaGTTACTCTTgtcacattttgaaatattactacttcattcatttctctttgATGACACATCATTTCTAAAGAGCACGTAGCCATTACTTGTCTTTTCTGACAGAAATCATAATCCACCTCATTCCATTATATTGACAGAGTAGACAGTtaacaaaagcaacaaattgTGTTGTGGTTGATAGTACGTAATGCTTAATACTGGTATGCATGTGTTTTAGGGAAACCAGAATTCTGATGTCATTGAAATAAATCAGTGAGGCATAATCTAGacgaagaaaaaaataatacttAATTTTTTAAGCTTTGTCATATGGCTGTATTGATCAAGTTTGAGTGTGTATGCACACCTGATAGCCACATCAGCTTCCAACCCAGTGACGTTCATCTGCAAAGCTCGCTGGAAGGACCACAGTGTGTTCTCTGGAGCcagctggaaacacacacacacacacacacacacacacacacacacacacacacacacacacacacacacacacacacacacacacacacacacacacacacacacacacacacacacacacacacacacagtaaaaactaacacacaattacacaaccTATTCCTGTAACAATGACCTAATAGATGACTTTCCTAGAAGTCCTACTACTGATGaacaaaatgtgagaaaaacacaaaacagatctacaaagtaaaaagaaaaccataaaCATTATGACGTATATGAACATGGACTCCTTCCACTGAACACAGAGAAATGGTGGAAAATGAAAACGGGCAGTCATCTTTTTCTCTTCAAGTCAAGGTTTAGCTCAATACAGAGTCAATAGGTTAAACACttacaaaaaatgtatcttcCCATGAAAACCCCATGAGTAAAGCTAATATCTGGGAATGATGCCATAATCAATACAGATTCCTTCTGGGAAACTGAGTCAAgtcatgtgattttttttcagttttccagtGAGAGTCTTACAGCCTCGCAGATCTACTCCTAAGTTTAGATTCCACTGTGACGATCGATCGCTTTATGCAAATACCACAAAAAGCAAGGAGCGTTTCGGAGCAAAAATCCACCTTCCCTTTTCTTCCAAGTGTTGTATAATACTCAGAAGTTTAATTTACCAGGTACATTAATACTTCTTTAGGAGTGGTTTAGAAGCGTTTACATTAAACTAAGCacataaacaaaatatgaaaaattaaaatgagGTCTGCATAAACCATAATAAATCCTCCTTCTAAAGCAAACTTAACCAGAAGCCTGTTAAAAACTGTAATCTGGAGTCTAAAATTGGATCAGTGAGAGATCTCTGCATGTCTTCTGTATTCTGTGTATTTTCCAGAAATACACAGAATACAGCTGGTAATATATTCTTGCCATGCATCCGGCAGTTGAAAGCTCCAAGCTCTGACCGGCCAATGTTTGTGGACTATTTTCAGTTGCAGGACCATGAGGTCATTAACAGACTAGAATAGCTCTgggaagagcagagaagaaaagtTAATGAAAAACGAGGTGGACAAATATCTATAAAAGGCAGCAGAGTTTTTCCTCTGCTATCTCCAGATCAGAATCAAGTGGTGCTAGAGGCTCCATTTCACAGAGCCTCAGTGTCATCAATGGCACCAAGGTTTGGGTTTGATTCCCTCTGAAGCCAGTATCACATAGCTGAAAGTGTATGGTAATGAAAGAGCATATGTAATACAATTTACTTTGCCTGTTTCCCACCTCCTGATTGCATGAGAGAGGTCAGCTGACTTACCATGGGGGCTCCCCGAAGACCAATAACGTCAGGACGGGGTTTGAGAGAGGCGTGTTCCATGATGCAGGGGGAGGTGATGTAGATGGGCATCACATAGAGTCCCAGTAACAAACTGAGATACAGCAGCATGACGACCACCTGGAACACTGGGGCACATACATATGACAATATA
Protein-coding regions in this window:
- the gdpd5b gene encoding glycerophosphodiester phosphodiesterase domain-containing protein 5 isoform X3, which translates into the protein MVKHQPLQVYERQLCLSCITGIYGCRWKRYQRSHDDTTKWELLWSLILLLTFCLLLVWCYFWWEAHNDYNEFNWFLYNRSGEWSDGTVPILATTAAGFTYIAFLMILALCHVALGQQLNLHWLHKVGVSVALLTTVAGVISINQTWGQEWDIIPISLQATGPFLHIGALAAVTALSWIVAGQVARAEKTMFQVVVMLLYLSLLLGLYVMPIYITSPCIMEHASLKPRPDVIGLRGAPMLAPENTLWSFQRALQMNVTGLEADVAISVDGVPFLMHDRTLRRTTDIEKVFPERQMDEAALFNWTDLQQLNAGQWFLKDDPFWTVHMLSPHEKTLIANQSVCSLEKLLKLSSYHNSTVVFRLRRPPLEHPLYHSWINDTLHAVQQSGVPQNLVMWTPDEHRAQVRELAPGLIQTSVEKQSPQSLNQSGISRLLLRYNQASTREISDFSESYINLTLYTVNEPWLFSVLWCSGVSSVSSEAPHILKRRPQDYCLMWVTADLISFAVVVGIFIFQNYHMIRYRMSGMRSYNPEQIMLSAAVRRSSRDISVMKEKLIFSEVGNGVGSAEELYADNDCDYYTNQGISQ
- the gdpd5b gene encoding glycerophosphodiester phosphodiesterase domain-containing protein 5 isoform X5, coding for MILALCHVALGQQLNLHWLHKVGVSVALLTTVAGVISINQTWGQEWDIIPISLQATGPFLHIGALAAVTALSWIVAGQVARAEKTMFQVVVMLLYLSLLLGLYVMPIYITSPCIMEHASLKPRPDVIGLRGAPMLAPENTLWSFQRALQMNVTGLEADVAISVDGVPFLMHDRTLRRTTDIEKVFPERQMDEAALFNWTDLQQLNAGQWFLKDDPFWTVHMLSPHEKTLIANQSVCSLEKLLKLSSYHNSTVVFRLRRPPLEHPLYHSWINDTLHAVQQSGVPQNLVMWTPDEHRAQVRELAPGLIQTSVEKQSPQSLNQSGISRLLLRYNQASTREISDFSESYINLTLYTVNEPWLFSVLWCSGVSSVSSEAPHILKRVLYPIGRMRPQDYCLMWVTADLISFAVVVGIFIFQNYHMIRYRMSGMRSYNPEQIMLSAAVRRSSRDISVMKEKLIFSEVGNGVGSAEELYADNDCDYYTNQGISQ
- the gdpd5b gene encoding glycerophosphodiester phosphodiesterase domain-containing protein 5 isoform X1: MVKHQPLQVYERQLCLSCITGIYGCRWKRYQRSHDDTTKWELLWSLILLLTFCLLLVWCYFWWEAHNDYNEFNWFLYNRSGEWSDGTVPILATTAAGFTYIAFLMILALCHVALGQQLNLHWLHKVGVSVALLTTVAGVISINQTWGQEWDIIPISLQATGPFLHIGALAAVTALSWIVAGQVARAEKTMFQVVVMLLYLSLLLGLYVMPIYITSPCIMEHASLKPRPDVIGLRGAPMLAPENTLWSFQRALQMNVTGLEADVAISVDGVPFLMHDRTLRRTTDIEKVFPERQMDEAALFNWTDLQQLNAGQWFLKDDPFWTVHMLSPHEKTLIANQSVCSLEKLLKLSSYHNSTVVFRLRRPPLEHPLYHSWINDTLHAVQQSGVPQNLVMWTPDEHRAQVRELAPGLIQTSVEKQSPQSLNQSGISRLLLRYNQASTREISDFSESYINLTLYTVNEPWLFSVLWCSGVSSVSSEAPHILKRVLYPIGRMRPQDYCLMWVTADLISFAVVVGIFIFQNYHMIRYRMSGMRSYNPEQIMLSAAVRRSSRDISVMKEKLIFSEVGNGVGSAEELYADNDCDYYTNQGISQ
- the gdpd5b gene encoding glycerophosphodiester phosphodiesterase domain-containing protein 5 isoform X4; protein product: MVKHQPLQVYERQLCLSCITGIYGCRWKRYQRSHDDTTKWELLWSLILLLTFCLLLVWCYFWWEAHNDYNEFNWFLYNRSGEWSDGTVPILATTAAGFTYIAFLMILALCHVALGQQLNLHWLHKVGVSVALLTTVAGVISINQTWGQEWDIIPISLQATGPFLHIGALAAVTALSWIVAGQVARAEKTMFQVVVMLLYLSLLLGLYVMPIYITSPCIMEHASLKPRPDVIGLRGAPMLAPENTLWSFQRALQMNVTGLEADVAISVDGVPFLMHDRTLRRTTDIEKVFPERQMDEAALFNWTDLQQLNAGQWFLKDDPFWTVHMLSPHEKTLIANQSVCSLEKLLKLSSYHNSTVVFRLRRPPLEHPLYHSWINDTLHAVQQSGVPQNLVMWTPDEHRAQVRELAPGLIQTSVEKQSPQSLNQSGISRLLLRYNQASTREISDFSESYINLTLYTVNEPWLFSVLWCSGVSSVSSEAPHILKRRPQDYCLMWVTADLISFAVVVGIFIFQKYRMSGMRSYNPEQIMLSAAVRRSSRDISVMKEKLIFSEVGNGVGSAEELYADNDCDYYTNQGISQ
- the gdpd5b gene encoding glycerophosphodiester phosphodiesterase domain-containing protein 5 isoform X2; translation: MVKHQPLQVYERQLCLSCITGIYGCRWKRYQRSHDDTTKWELLWSLILLLTFCLLLVWCYFWWEAHNDYNEFNWFLYNRSGEWSDGTVPILATTAAGFTYIAFLMILALCHVALGQQLNLHWLHKVGVSVALLTTVAGVISINQTWGQEWDIIPISLQATGPFLHIGALAAVTALSWIVAGQVARAEKTMFQVVVMLLYLSLLLGLYVMPIYITSPCIMEHASLKPRPDVIGLRGAPMLAPENTLWSFQRALQMNVTGLEADVAISVDGVPFLMHDRTLRRTTDIEKVFPERQMDEAALFNWTDLQQLNAGQWFLKDDPFWTVHMLSPHEKTLIANQSVCSLEKLLKLSSYHNSTVVFRLRRPPLEHPLYHSWINDTLHAVQQSGVPQNLVMWTPDEHRAQVRELAPGLIQTSVEKQSPQSLNQSGISRLLLRYNQASTREISDFSESYINLTLYTVNEPWLFSVLWCSGVSSVSSEAPHILKRVLYPIGRMRPQDYCLMWVTADLISFAVVVGIFIFQKYRMSGMRSYNPEQIMLSAAVRRSSRDISVMKEKLIFSEVGNGVGSAEELYADNDCDYYTNQGISQ